One region of Oncorhynchus mykiss isolate Arlee chromosome 8, USDA_OmykA_1.1, whole genome shotgun sequence genomic DNA includes:
- the LOC110530239 gene encoding enhancer of polycomb homolog 1 isoform X1 codes for MSKLSFRARALDASKPLPVFRCEDLPDLHEYASINRAVPQMPTGMEKEEESEHHLQRAMSAQSVYGEKHNMVIPVPEADGNIAYYESLYPGDFKMPKQLIHIQPFSLDTEQPDYDLDTEDEAFVHKLKKKMEITFLQFEEMIDRLEKGSGQQAVSLQEAKLLLKEDDELIKEVFDYWTRKRKNNKHGTLHPTVKQEKRDGSSTSDPYVAFRRRTEKMQTRKNRKNEEAGYEKMLKLRRDLSRAVTILEMIKRREKSKRELLHLTLEIVEKRNGMSDFGGEIMAEVLAQRALDKPAHIIPLVPLTNSNQYRHQDHMDLKEYKSKPEKTEVVRQKRKYEKKPKVLPLSAAALHHSGPSVFNAKDVHQYDFPSSDDELHSQMHSGSSEAEEENDPDGSFAFRRKAGCQYYASQLDHGGSWPWVSPSEGGMGDTRYRYCLTTLTVPPRCLGMARRRLGRGGRVLLDRAHTDFDNVFHGLDSEMLDLPPHSPVTDKFASTSQTNTSDRTSSYSSSSADLSQILLNIKSSRWRHFRPRTLSLHDEDNVVTDPLFRRLGRGLSRITSTLAGTTGPLRGAGPPAPTAAFTAQQYQQHQEQLALMQKQQLEQIQQQLQANSTTTNSTQVLVSKTLDCACAQFAASALVTTDQLLALKTKDEGGPGSGVNGVLPPSGVYKGFHLTSTASPSSAAPTSTPTPLTTTTPSFPFLLPSNNGTTTQVLMGNNNNNNLRLSMSSPGGLLTKRHIPRTLSHSPVTVSSSALKLAATANCQMPKVSTNTPSMDLVPRENQDQEKPALNSILDNTVAMEVT; via the exons ATGAGTAAATTGTCGTTTCGGGCACGGGCGCTGGACGCTTCCAAGCCACTACCCGTCTTCCGATGTGAGGATTTACCCGACCTGCATGAATATGCATCTATTAACCGGGCAGTGCCACAAATGCCGACGGGGATGGAGAAAGAAGAGGAATCG GAACACCATCTCCAGAGAGCCATGTCGGCCCAGTCGGTGTATGGAGAGAAACACAACATGGTCATCCCCGTCCCGGAGGCAGACGGCAACATCGCCTACTACGAGTCCCTCTACCCCGGGGACTTCAAGATGCCAAAGCAGCTTATTCACATACAGC ctttCAGCCTGGACACGGAGCAGCCGGACTATGACCTGGACACAGAGGATGAGGCCTTTGTTCACAaactgaagaagaagatggagatCACCTTTTTACAGTTTGAGGAGATGATCGACCGACTGGAGAAAGGCAGTGGGCAGCAG GCGGTGAGCCTGCAGGAGGCCAAGCTGCTGCTGAAGGAGGATGACGAGCTGATCAAGGAGGTGTTTGACTACTGGACCAGGAAGAGGAAAAACAACAAGCACGGCACGCTGCACCCCACTGTGAAGCAGGAGAAGAGGGACGGATCCAGCACCTCAGACCCCTATGTGGCCTTCCGCAGGAGGACGGAGAAGATGCAGACCAGAAAG AACCGTAAGAACGAGGAGGCTGGTTATGAGAAAATGCTGAAGCTGCGGAGGGACCTGAGCCGAGCCGTCACCATCCTGGAGATGAtcaagaggagggagaagagcaagagagagctgCTGCACCTCACCCTGGAGATTGTAGAGAAGAG GAACGGCATGTCCGACTTTGGTGGTGAGATCATGGCTGAAGTGCTGGCCCAGCGTGCACTGGACAAGCCTGCCCATATTATCCCTCTGGTGCCGCTGACCAACAGCAACCAGTACAGACATCAGGACCACATGGACCTCAAGGAGTACAAGTccaag CCGGAGAAGACCGAGGTCGTCAGGCAGAAGAGGAAGTATGAGAAGAAGCCTAAAGTCTTACCCCTGTCAGCTGCTGCCCTCCACCACTCTGGTCCCTCTGTGTTCAATGCTAAGGATGTCCACCAGTATGACTTCCCCAGCTCAGATGACGAGCTGCACTCCCAG ATGCACTCAGGTTCCTCAGAAGCTGAGGAGGAGAACGACCCAGACGGTTCTTTTGCCTTCCGGAGGAAAGCAGGCTGTCAATATTATGCC TCTCAATTGGACCACGGGGGCAGCTGGCCGTGGGTCAGTCCGTCAGAGGGCGGAATGGGAGACACTCGTTACCGCTACTGCCTCACCACCCTCACCGTGCCACCACGCTGCCTGGGCATGGCGCGACGACGCCTGGGACGAGGGGGAAG GGTTTTGCTGGACAGGGCGCACACAGACTTTGACAATGTATTTCATGGGCTGGACTCTGAAATGCTTGACCTGCCGCCCCACTCTCCAGTCACAGACAAGTTTGCTAGTACCTCACAAACAAATACCTCGGACAGAACCTCTTCTTATTCATCCTCTTCTGCAGACCTCAGTCAGATACTGTTGAACATTAAGTCGAGCCGATGGAGGCACTTTAGGCCCCGGACACTATCACTACATGACGAGGACAACGTGGTCACAGACCCCTTGTTCAGGAGGCTGGGCAGGGGCCTGAGTCGCATCACCTCTACCCTGGCTGGTACCACTGGCCCCCTGAGAGGAGCTGGCCCCCCGGCCCCCACAGCTG CTTTTACCGCCCAACAATACCAGCAGCATCAGGAGCAGCTGGCCTTGATGCAGAAACAGCAGCTGGAGCAGATCCAACAGCAACTGCAAGCCAACAGCACCACTACCAACAGCACGCAG GTTTTGGTGTCCAAGACGTTAGATTGTGCCTGTGCCCAGTTTGCTGCCTCTGCCCTGGTGACCACAGACCAGCTTCTGGCCTTGAAGACCAAGGATGAGGGTGGACCGGGCAGCGGGGTCAACGGGGTCCTTCCACCCTCAG GTGTCTACAAGGGCTTTCACCTCACTAGCACAGCATCCCCGTCGTCTGCTGCCCCCACCTCCACCCCTACCCctctgaccaccactaccccctccttccccttcctgttgcccagcaacaacGGCACCACCACTCAGGTCCTGAtggggaacaacaacaacaacaacctccgTCTGAGCATGTCCTCCCCCGGGGGACTCCTCACCAAGCGCCACATACCCCGGACGCTAAGCCACTCTCCCGTTACCGTGTCGTCATCTGCCTTAAAGTTGGCTGCCACCGCTAACTGTCAAATGCCTAAGGTCTCCACAAACACCCCGTCAATGGACCTGGTGCcaag GGAAAATCAGGATCAAGAAAAGCCAGCACTAAACAGCATTTTGGACAACACAGTGGCTATGGAGGTCACGTGA
- the LOC110530239 gene encoding enhancer of polycomb homolog 1 isoform X2, whose product MSAQSVYGEKHNMVIPVPEADGNIAYYESLYPGDFKMPKQLIHIQPFSLDTEQPDYDLDTEDEAFVHKLKKKMEITFLQFEEMIDRLEKGSGQQAVSLQEAKLLLKEDDELIKEVFDYWTRKRKNNKHGTLHPTVKQEKRDGSSTSDPYVAFRRRTEKMQTRKNRKNEEAGYEKMLKLRRDLSRAVTILEMIKRREKSKRELLHLTLEIVEKRNGMSDFGGEIMAEVLAQRALDKPAHIIPLVPLTNSNQYRHQDHMDLKEYKSKPEKTEVVRQKRKYEKKPKVLPLSAAALHHSGPSVFNAKDVHQYDFPSSDDELHSQMHSGSSEAEEENDPDGSFAFRRKAGCQYYASQLDHGGSWPWVSPSEGGMGDTRYRYCLTTLTVPPRCLGMARRRLGRGGRVLLDRAHTDFDNVFHGLDSEMLDLPPHSPVTDKFASTSQTNTSDRTSSYSSSSADLSQILLNIKSSRWRHFRPRTLSLHDEDNVVTDPLFRRLGRGLSRITSTLAGTTGPLRGAGPPAPTAAFTAQQYQQHQEQLALMQKQQLEQIQQQLQANSTTTNSTQVLVSKTLDCACAQFAASALVTTDQLLALKTKDEGGPGSGVNGVLPPSGVYKGFHLTSTASPSSAAPTSTPTPLTTTTPSFPFLLPSNNGTTTQVLMGNNNNNNLRLSMSSPGGLLTKRHIPRTLSHSPVTVSSSALKLAATANCQMPKVSTNTPSMDLVPRENQDQEKPALNSILDNTVAMEVT is encoded by the exons ATGTCGGCCCAGTCGGTGTATGGAGAGAAACACAACATGGTCATCCCCGTCCCGGAGGCAGACGGCAACATCGCCTACTACGAGTCCCTCTACCCCGGGGACTTCAAGATGCCAAAGCAGCTTATTCACATACAGC ctttCAGCCTGGACACGGAGCAGCCGGACTATGACCTGGACACAGAGGATGAGGCCTTTGTTCACAaactgaagaagaagatggagatCACCTTTTTACAGTTTGAGGAGATGATCGACCGACTGGAGAAAGGCAGTGGGCAGCAG GCGGTGAGCCTGCAGGAGGCCAAGCTGCTGCTGAAGGAGGATGACGAGCTGATCAAGGAGGTGTTTGACTACTGGACCAGGAAGAGGAAAAACAACAAGCACGGCACGCTGCACCCCACTGTGAAGCAGGAGAAGAGGGACGGATCCAGCACCTCAGACCCCTATGTGGCCTTCCGCAGGAGGACGGAGAAGATGCAGACCAGAAAG AACCGTAAGAACGAGGAGGCTGGTTATGAGAAAATGCTGAAGCTGCGGAGGGACCTGAGCCGAGCCGTCACCATCCTGGAGATGAtcaagaggagggagaagagcaagagagagctgCTGCACCTCACCCTGGAGATTGTAGAGAAGAG GAACGGCATGTCCGACTTTGGTGGTGAGATCATGGCTGAAGTGCTGGCCCAGCGTGCACTGGACAAGCCTGCCCATATTATCCCTCTGGTGCCGCTGACCAACAGCAACCAGTACAGACATCAGGACCACATGGACCTCAAGGAGTACAAGTccaag CCGGAGAAGACCGAGGTCGTCAGGCAGAAGAGGAAGTATGAGAAGAAGCCTAAAGTCTTACCCCTGTCAGCTGCTGCCCTCCACCACTCTGGTCCCTCTGTGTTCAATGCTAAGGATGTCCACCAGTATGACTTCCCCAGCTCAGATGACGAGCTGCACTCCCAG ATGCACTCAGGTTCCTCAGAAGCTGAGGAGGAGAACGACCCAGACGGTTCTTTTGCCTTCCGGAGGAAAGCAGGCTGTCAATATTATGCC TCTCAATTGGACCACGGGGGCAGCTGGCCGTGGGTCAGTCCGTCAGAGGGCGGAATGGGAGACACTCGTTACCGCTACTGCCTCACCACCCTCACCGTGCCACCACGCTGCCTGGGCATGGCGCGACGACGCCTGGGACGAGGGGGAAG GGTTTTGCTGGACAGGGCGCACACAGACTTTGACAATGTATTTCATGGGCTGGACTCTGAAATGCTTGACCTGCCGCCCCACTCTCCAGTCACAGACAAGTTTGCTAGTACCTCACAAACAAATACCTCGGACAGAACCTCTTCTTATTCATCCTCTTCTGCAGACCTCAGTCAGATACTGTTGAACATTAAGTCGAGCCGATGGAGGCACTTTAGGCCCCGGACACTATCACTACATGACGAGGACAACGTGGTCACAGACCCCTTGTTCAGGAGGCTGGGCAGGGGCCTGAGTCGCATCACCTCTACCCTGGCTGGTACCACTGGCCCCCTGAGAGGAGCTGGCCCCCCGGCCCCCACAGCTG CTTTTACCGCCCAACAATACCAGCAGCATCAGGAGCAGCTGGCCTTGATGCAGAAACAGCAGCTGGAGCAGATCCAACAGCAACTGCAAGCCAACAGCACCACTACCAACAGCACGCAG GTTTTGGTGTCCAAGACGTTAGATTGTGCCTGTGCCCAGTTTGCTGCCTCTGCCCTGGTGACCACAGACCAGCTTCTGGCCTTGAAGACCAAGGATGAGGGTGGACCGGGCAGCGGGGTCAACGGGGTCCTTCCACCCTCAG GTGTCTACAAGGGCTTTCACCTCACTAGCACAGCATCCCCGTCGTCTGCTGCCCCCACCTCCACCCCTACCCctctgaccaccactaccccctccttccccttcctgttgcccagcaacaacGGCACCACCACTCAGGTCCTGAtggggaacaacaacaacaacaacctccgTCTGAGCATGTCCTCCCCCGGGGGACTCCTCACCAAGCGCCACATACCCCGGACGCTAAGCCACTCTCCCGTTACCGTGTCGTCATCTGCCTTAAAGTTGGCTGCCACCGCTAACTGTCAAATGCCTAAGGTCTCCACAAACACCCCGTCAATGGACCTGGTGCcaag GGAAAATCAGGATCAAGAAAAGCCAGCACTAAACAGCATTTTGGACAACACAGTGGCTATGGAGGTCACGTGA
- the LOC110530239 gene encoding enhancer of polycomb homolog 1 isoform X3: protein MSKLSFRARALDASKPLPVFRCEDLPDLHEYASINRAVPQMPTGMEKEEESEHHLQRAMSAQSVYGEKHNMVIPVPEADGNIAYYESLYPGDFKMPKQLIHIQPFSLDTEQPDYDLDTEDEAFVHKLKKKMEITFLQFEEMIDRLEKGSGQQAVSLQEAKLLLKEDDELIKEVFDYWTRKRKNNKHGTLHPTVKQEKRDGSSTSDPYVAFRRRTEKMQTRKNRKNEEAGYEKMLKLRRDLSRAVTILEMIKRREKSKRELLHLTLEIVEKRNGMSDFGGEIMAEVLAQRALDKPAHIIPLVPLTNSNQYRHQDHMDLKEYKSKPEKTEVVRQKRKYEKKPKVLPLSAAALHHSGPSVFNAKDVHQYDFPSSDDELHSQMHSGSSEAEEENDPDGSFAFRRKAGCQYYASQLDHGGSWPWVSPSEGGMGDTRYRYCLTTLTVPPRCLGMARRRLGRGGRVLLDRAHTDFDNVFHGLDSEMLDLPPHSPVTDKFASTSQTNTSDRTSSYSSSSADLSQILLNIKSSRWRHFRPRTLSLHDEDNVVTDPLFRRLGRGLSRITSTLAGTTGPLRGAGPPAPTAAFTAQQYQQHQEQLALMQKQQLEQIQQQLQANSTTTNSTQVLVSKTLDCACAQFAASALVTTDQLLALKTKDEGGPGSGVNGVLPPSG from the exons ATGAGTAAATTGTCGTTTCGGGCACGGGCGCTGGACGCTTCCAAGCCACTACCCGTCTTCCGATGTGAGGATTTACCCGACCTGCATGAATATGCATCTATTAACCGGGCAGTGCCACAAATGCCGACGGGGATGGAGAAAGAAGAGGAATCG GAACACCATCTCCAGAGAGCCATGTCGGCCCAGTCGGTGTATGGAGAGAAACACAACATGGTCATCCCCGTCCCGGAGGCAGACGGCAACATCGCCTACTACGAGTCCCTCTACCCCGGGGACTTCAAGATGCCAAAGCAGCTTATTCACATACAGC ctttCAGCCTGGACACGGAGCAGCCGGACTATGACCTGGACACAGAGGATGAGGCCTTTGTTCACAaactgaagaagaagatggagatCACCTTTTTACAGTTTGAGGAGATGATCGACCGACTGGAGAAAGGCAGTGGGCAGCAG GCGGTGAGCCTGCAGGAGGCCAAGCTGCTGCTGAAGGAGGATGACGAGCTGATCAAGGAGGTGTTTGACTACTGGACCAGGAAGAGGAAAAACAACAAGCACGGCACGCTGCACCCCACTGTGAAGCAGGAGAAGAGGGACGGATCCAGCACCTCAGACCCCTATGTGGCCTTCCGCAGGAGGACGGAGAAGATGCAGACCAGAAAG AACCGTAAGAACGAGGAGGCTGGTTATGAGAAAATGCTGAAGCTGCGGAGGGACCTGAGCCGAGCCGTCACCATCCTGGAGATGAtcaagaggagggagaagagcaagagagagctgCTGCACCTCACCCTGGAGATTGTAGAGAAGAG GAACGGCATGTCCGACTTTGGTGGTGAGATCATGGCTGAAGTGCTGGCCCAGCGTGCACTGGACAAGCCTGCCCATATTATCCCTCTGGTGCCGCTGACCAACAGCAACCAGTACAGACATCAGGACCACATGGACCTCAAGGAGTACAAGTccaag CCGGAGAAGACCGAGGTCGTCAGGCAGAAGAGGAAGTATGAGAAGAAGCCTAAAGTCTTACCCCTGTCAGCTGCTGCCCTCCACCACTCTGGTCCCTCTGTGTTCAATGCTAAGGATGTCCACCAGTATGACTTCCCCAGCTCAGATGACGAGCTGCACTCCCAG ATGCACTCAGGTTCCTCAGAAGCTGAGGAGGAGAACGACCCAGACGGTTCTTTTGCCTTCCGGAGGAAAGCAGGCTGTCAATATTATGCC TCTCAATTGGACCACGGGGGCAGCTGGCCGTGGGTCAGTCCGTCAGAGGGCGGAATGGGAGACACTCGTTACCGCTACTGCCTCACCACCCTCACCGTGCCACCACGCTGCCTGGGCATGGCGCGACGACGCCTGGGACGAGGGGGAAG GGTTTTGCTGGACAGGGCGCACACAGACTTTGACAATGTATTTCATGGGCTGGACTCTGAAATGCTTGACCTGCCGCCCCACTCTCCAGTCACAGACAAGTTTGCTAGTACCTCACAAACAAATACCTCGGACAGAACCTCTTCTTATTCATCCTCTTCTGCAGACCTCAGTCAGATACTGTTGAACATTAAGTCGAGCCGATGGAGGCACTTTAGGCCCCGGACACTATCACTACATGACGAGGACAACGTGGTCACAGACCCCTTGTTCAGGAGGCTGGGCAGGGGCCTGAGTCGCATCACCTCTACCCTGGCTGGTACCACTGGCCCCCTGAGAGGAGCTGGCCCCCCGGCCCCCACAGCTG CTTTTACCGCCCAACAATACCAGCAGCATCAGGAGCAGCTGGCCTTGATGCAGAAACAGCAGCTGGAGCAGATCCAACAGCAACTGCAAGCCAACAGCACCACTACCAACAGCACGCAG GTTTTGGTGTCCAAGACGTTAGATTGTGCCTGTGCCCAGTTTGCTGCCTCTGCCCTGGTGACCACAGACCAGCTTCTGGCCTTGAAGACCAAGGATGAGGGTGGACCGGGCAGCGGGGTCAACGGGGTCCTTCCACCCTCAGGTTAA